One part of the Streptomyces sp. NBC_00286 genome encodes these proteins:
- the hpnR gene encoding hopanoid C-3 methylase HpnR codes for MRLLLVHPSALLYSEIFLRLEPLGLERVAGAARDAGHQVRVVDLQVLDHADLRSELASFQPEALGISLNYLANIPEAIEIAQRTKQAVPGCFVFFGGHSVSFVAEDVLTQAAGAVDAVVRGEGEPVMAPLLEAVRDGGVDGVPGVVTANGHGPAPRLLHGIDAPRPARDLMRHRRRYFIGELDPCASIEFTRGCPWDCSFCSAWTFYGRSYRKASPEAAAEELASIREPNVFIVDDVAFIRPEHGDAIAAEVERRRIRKRYYLETRSDVLLRHTEVFERWARLGLNYMFLGMEALDEEGLELYRKRVSPDENFHALETARKLGINVAINLIVDPAWDEERFRIVREFALSVPEIVHLTVMTPYPGTEIWHTESRRLTTRDYRLFDIQHAVVPTALPLDVFYRELVRTQAVLHKKHLGLRTAFGAARVLGRNLAHGQTNFARMLWKFNRVYNPQRQLADHARPVRYELPLPPHAELGDRRELYVHTRPAAHAKPPGPQH; via the coding sequence ATGCGCCTACTGCTCGTCCACCCCAGCGCCCTGCTGTACTCGGAGATCTTCCTGAGGCTGGAACCACTCGGTCTTGAACGAGTGGCCGGCGCCGCCCGCGACGCAGGTCATCAGGTACGAGTGGTGGACCTCCAGGTACTCGACCACGCGGATCTGCGGTCGGAACTGGCGTCCTTCCAGCCGGAAGCTCTCGGCATCTCGCTGAACTACCTCGCCAACATCCCGGAGGCCATCGAGATCGCCCAGCGGACGAAACAGGCCGTACCCGGCTGTTTCGTCTTCTTCGGCGGCCACAGCGTCTCCTTCGTCGCCGAGGACGTACTCACCCAGGCGGCGGGCGCCGTAGACGCGGTGGTCCGCGGCGAGGGCGAACCGGTCATGGCGCCGCTGCTCGAAGCGGTCCGCGACGGCGGCGTGGACGGCGTCCCGGGCGTGGTCACCGCGAACGGCCACGGGCCCGCGCCGCGGCTGCTGCACGGCATCGACGCGCCGCGCCCGGCCCGCGACCTGATGCGTCACCGCCGCCGGTACTTCATCGGGGAACTCGACCCGTGCGCCTCCATCGAGTTCACCCGCGGCTGCCCCTGGGACTGCTCGTTCTGCTCGGCGTGGACCTTCTACGGCCGCAGCTACCGCAAGGCGTCCCCGGAAGCGGCGGCCGAGGAGCTCGCGTCGATCCGGGAGCCGAACGTGTTCATCGTCGACGACGTCGCGTTCATCCGTCCGGAGCACGGCGACGCCATCGCCGCAGAGGTGGAACGCCGGCGGATCCGCAAGCGCTACTACCTGGAGACCCGCAGCGACGTACTGCTGCGCCACACGGAGGTTTTCGAGCGGTGGGCCCGGCTGGGGCTGAACTACATGTTCCTCGGGATGGAGGCGCTCGACGAGGAGGGCCTCGAGCTGTACCGCAAACGGGTCAGTCCGGACGAGAACTTTCACGCTCTGGAGACGGCCCGCAAGCTCGGCATCAACGTCGCCATCAACCTGATCGTGGACCCGGCCTGGGACGAGGAACGCTTCCGGATCGTCCGCGAGTTCGCGCTGTCCGTACCGGAGATCGTCCACCTCACGGTGATGACGCCGTATCCGGGTACGGAGATCTGGCACACCGAGTCACGCCGGCTGACCACCCGCGACTACCGGCTCTTCGACATCCAGCACGCCGTCGTGCCCACGGCACTGCCGCTCGACGTCTTCTACCGGGAGCTGGTCCGCACCCAGGCCGTACTGCACAAGAAGCACCTCGGTCTGCGCACCGCCTTCGGCGCGGCGCGGGTCCTCGGCCGCAACCTCGCCCACGGTCAGACGAACTTCGCCCGCATGCTGTGGAAGTTCAACCGGGTCTACAACCCGCAGCGCCAGCTCGCCGACCACGCCCGCCCGGTCCGCTACGAACTCCCCCTGCCCCCGCACGCCGAGCTCGGCGACCGCCGCGAGCTGTACGTCCACACCCGGCCGGCCGCCCACGCCAAGCCGCCCGGGCCGCAGCACTGA